The following coding sequences lie in one Bordetella genomosp. 9 genomic window:
- a CDS encoding sugar phosphate isomerase/epimerase family protein gives MRLSISNIAWDVSEDHRVAEILQEHRVDAIDIAPGKYFPDPATARHSDIEKVRLWWADRGIDIIGMQALLFGTTGLNVFGSDTAQDALLKHMTAVCRIGSSLGATRLVFGSPKNRDRRGLSDEQAVARGAEFFRRLGDIALAAGVMICLEPNPACYGANFMTSSGETAHVVRITNHPAIGMQLDTGAVAINGESIEAVLAECAPLIRHVHISEPNLVPVGDGQTDHGAFHEAMMKYIPDHAVSIEMLATRHEPHCAAIRRAISCATAYYRPILGTSI, from the coding sequence ATGAGGCTTTCCATCTCTAACATCGCTTGGGATGTGTCTGAGGACCACCGCGTCGCGGAAATCCTCCAGGAGCACCGTGTTGATGCCATAGACATTGCCCCGGGGAAGTATTTCCCTGACCCCGCCACCGCAAGGCATTCCGACATCGAGAAGGTTAGGCTGTGGTGGGCCGATCGAGGCATAGATATCATCGGCATGCAGGCGCTACTCTTTGGAACTACGGGCTTGAACGTGTTCGGCTCTGACACAGCCCAGGATGCACTGCTCAAACACATGACGGCCGTCTGCCGCATCGGCTCGTCTCTTGGAGCGACCCGACTAGTCTTTGGCTCCCCGAAGAATCGAGACAGGCGCGGATTGTCTGATGAGCAGGCAGTCGCCCGGGGCGCCGAGTTCTTTCGGCGTCTAGGCGACATTGCGCTCGCTGCAGGGGTAATGATTTGTTTGGAGCCGAATCCGGCTTGCTACGGCGCAAATTTCATGACATCAAGCGGCGAGACGGCGCACGTCGTGCGGATTACCAATCACCCGGCTATCGGCATGCAGCTTGATACGGGTGCGGTAGCGATAAATGGCGAGTCCATTGAAGCCGTATTGGCCGAGTGTGCCCCATTGATACGGCACGTGCACATCAGTGAGCCGAACCTTGTGCCAGTCGGAGATGGTCAAACGGACCACGGTGCTTTTCACGAGGCCATGATGAAGTACATTCCGGACCACGCGGTTTCCATCGAGATGCTGGCTACTAGACACGAGCCGCATTGCGCCGCCATTCGGCGCGCCATATCTTGCGCAACAGCGTATTACCGCCCTATTTTGGGTACTAGTATATGA
- a CDS encoding FAD-dependent oxidoreductase, giving the protein MDEAHLDAVIIGGGFYGAAIAIYLANRPGLRRIVLLEQEAGLLRRASYHNQARVHNGYHYPRSFTTAYRSRVNLPRFLRDWPYVVKQDFTKLYAIARRNSKVTAKQFERFCAEIGAQIRPAEPKLRDLFEPRLIEAVFLVEEYAFDATRLAAWAEAQLREAGVEVSLCSKATGVSRNPKGGLAVSVHRNGHTSVLKCRYAFNCTYSGINQLGGDFRGTQTTLKHEVTEMALVKVPSALENIGITVMDGPFFSIMPFPARELHTLSHVRYTPHFNWKDEAGINPYDELSTYARASRVERMVRDVGRYLPPILNARHVESLFEVKTVLLKNEADDGRPILFEKHVDLPGFYSVLGGKIDNIYDVLEKLETEPFDNSAG; this is encoded by the coding sequence GTGGATGAAGCTCATTTGGATGCGGTGATTATCGGCGGCGGTTTCTATGGCGCCGCCATCGCCATTTATCTAGCTAACCGGCCGGGCCTACGGCGGATAGTGCTACTGGAACAGGAAGCCGGCCTACTGCGACGGGCTTCTTATCACAATCAAGCGCGTGTTCATAATGGCTATCACTACCCCCGAAGCTTCACAACGGCCTATCGTAGTCGCGTAAATCTGCCGAGGTTTTTACGAGACTGGCCGTATGTAGTCAAGCAGGATTTCACCAAGCTTTACGCCATTGCAAGACGAAATTCAAAAGTAACCGCCAAACAGTTCGAGCGTTTTTGTGCGGAAATTGGAGCACAAATTCGCCCCGCGGAGCCAAAGCTCAGGGACCTTTTTGAGCCGCGCTTGATAGAAGCGGTCTTTTTGGTCGAAGAGTACGCCTTCGACGCAACCCGCCTCGCAGCGTGGGCGGAAGCTCAGCTTCGCGAAGCGGGCGTTGAAGTGAGCCTTTGTTCGAAAGCCACAGGCGTTTCCCGCAATCCTAAAGGAGGCCTAGCCGTGTCAGTTCATCGAAACGGCCACACTAGCGTCCTGAAATGTCGATACGCCTTTAACTGCACGTACAGTGGTATAAATCAATTGGGCGGAGACTTTCGCGGTACGCAGACCACCCTAAAACATGAAGTTACGGAAATGGCCCTCGTGAAAGTCCCGTCCGCGCTCGAAAATATCGGCATCACGGTCATGGATGGTCCGTTTTTCTCCATAATGCCCTTTCCAGCGCGTGAGCTGCATACCCTGTCGCACGTGCGCTATACACCGCATTTCAATTGGAAAGACGAAGCGGGCATCAATCCATACGACGAATTGAGCACGTATGCCAGGGCATCACGCGTGGAGCGCATGGTGAGAGACGTTGGACGTTACCTTCCTCCGATCCTAAACGCGCGTCACGTGGAGTCGCTGTTCGAAGTCAAAACGGTACTGCTCAAAAATGAGGCCGACGATGGTCGACCTATTTTGTTCGAGAAGCACGTTGACTTGCCTGGATTTTACTCAGTCCTGGGTGGGAAGATCGACAACATTTACGATGTACTGGAAAAACTCGAAACGGAACCGTTCGATAACAGTGCGGGATGA
- a CDS encoding glycosyltransferase family 2 protein, giving the protein MKIRDRMPAAPSQLRTEWQVPAMEVAFWTGATHRYCVVIPVINEGARIRRLLERMKDLRISTVADVIIVDGGSTDGSLEAGFLKEMDVRALIVKTGRGKLSAQLRCGYAFALDQGYQGIVTIDGNDKDDPEAIPRFIEALDDGIDFVQASRFVPGGIAENTPRSRDFAIRFIHAPVLSIASGFHWTDTTQGFRAYSRKMLLDPAVSPFRDIFCEYELLAFLSYRVPKLGYRCKEIGTARRYPPGEVPTKISAFRGNLKVLKTLLLACIGAYNPRNPA; this is encoded by the coding sequence ATGAAGATAAGAGATCGTATGCCGGCGGCTCCCTCACAGCTGCGCACCGAATGGCAAGTACCCGCCATGGAAGTCGCCTTTTGGACAGGAGCAACGCATCGCTATTGCGTCGTTATTCCGGTAATTAACGAAGGAGCCCGCATCAGGCGATTGTTGGAAAGAATGAAAGACCTTCGGATCTCGACAGTCGCTGACGTGATTATTGTTGATGGCGGCAGTACCGACGGCTCGCTCGAAGCAGGTTTTCTTAAAGAAATGGACGTCCGTGCCCTGATCGTCAAAACGGGGCGCGGCAAGCTGAGCGCTCAGCTAAGATGCGGATACGCCTTTGCCCTGGATCAAGGCTATCAAGGAATCGTGACGATCGATGGAAACGACAAGGACGATCCCGAGGCAATACCCCGCTTCATTGAGGCGTTGGATGATGGCATCGATTTTGTGCAAGCATCTCGGTTCGTTCCCGGCGGCATCGCCGAAAACACCCCGCGATCGCGAGATTTTGCTATTCGCTTCATTCATGCTCCTGTCCTATCAATAGCTTCCGGCTTCCACTGGACGGACACCACTCAAGGTTTTCGGGCCTACAGTCGAAAAATGTTGCTCGATCCCGCCGTAAGTCCGTTCCGGGACATCTTTTGTGAATATGAGCTTCTTGCGTTTCTATCGTATCGCGTGCCGAAGCTTGGCTACAGATGCAAGGAAATTGGTACAGCGCGGCGATATCCACCTGGCGAGGTCCCAACAAAGATTAGTGCGTTTCGCGGCAATCTCAAGGTTTTGAAAACCCTATTGCTCGCCTGTATCGGGGCCTACAACCCGAGGAATCCCGCCTAG
- a CDS encoding NAD-dependent epimerase/dehydratase family protein — protein MSTLANARCLVLGGAGFLGMNLCRDLAGRVMYLRAFGRCSRPDALPDCVDWIQGDFADPDAVARAVAGCDVVFHLVNATTPASANANMVADVQSNVLSTLALLQACCSAAVRRIVFVSSGGTIYGIPSVLPTPEDAPTSPITAYGISKLSIEKYLHLFEFTHGLSYRVLRVANPFGPYQTASKGQGVVAAFMQCTLLNRPIEIWGDGTIVRDYIYIDDVTRALVAAATHEGAERIFNIGSGKGKNLLEIVSAIEQALGRPIEVRFREGRKVDVPVSILEIQRAAVGLGWIPEAEFEAAIATTLAWYQNHHTKRYE, from the coding sequence ATGAGCACATTGGCAAACGCGCGTTGCTTGGTGCTAGGCGGTGCTGGCTTCCTTGGCATGAATCTGTGCCGCGACCTCGCAGGCAGGGTGATGTACTTGCGGGCGTTCGGGCGTTGCTCCCGGCCGGATGCGTTGCCGGACTGTGTAGACTGGATCCAGGGTGATTTCGCCGATCCTGATGCCGTCGCGCGGGCTGTGGCGGGGTGTGATGTGGTATTCCACCTTGTCAACGCTACCACGCCGGCGAGTGCGAACGCGAATATGGTGGCTGACGTCCAGAGCAATGTGTTGAGCACGTTGGCGTTGCTACAAGCATGTTGCAGTGCCGCCGTCCGGCGGATCGTATTCGTTTCTTCTGGGGGCACCATCTATGGCATTCCGAGCGTTCTCCCTACGCCGGAAGATGCGCCTACCAGTCCAATTACCGCCTATGGCATTTCGAAGCTCTCGATCGAAAAATACCTGCACTTGTTTGAGTTCACGCATGGTCTCTCGTACCGTGTCTTGCGTGTTGCCAATCCCTTTGGTCCCTACCAGACGGCATCAAAAGGCCAAGGCGTAGTCGCCGCTTTCATGCAATGCACGTTGCTAAATCGCCCGATAGAGATTTGGGGCGACGGAACCATCGTGCGCGACTATATTTATATCGATGACGTCACTCGCGCGCTGGTCGCTGCAGCTACGCACGAGGGTGCGGAGCGCATCTTTAACATCGGAAGCGGCAAGGGCAAGAATCTGCTTGAGATCGTTTCCGCCATTGAGCAGGCCCTTGGGCGTCCAATTGAAGTTCGCTTCCGGGAAGGACGCAAGGTGGACGTGCCCGTGAGCATATTGGAAATTCAGCGTGCCGCGGTCGGTCTCGGCTGGATTCCGGAAGCAGAGTTCGAAGCCGCCATCGCCACGACATTGGCGTGGTACCAGAATCATCATACGAAGCGTTATGAATAG
- a CDS encoding pyridine nucleotide transhydrogenase, with product MKDNALIGFSGFVGSTLLKQTAFTGLYRSKNIHDIAGARFDLVVCAGAPAQKWIANSKPAEDRSKIESLIGSLKLLKCHTFVLISTVDVFKTPVGVNESSAVEEDGLHPYGLNRRLLEKFVQEHFPRHLIIRLPGLVGPGLRKNVIFDFLNNNNLHTVDSRGVFQFYPMVNLWYDIQIALKNGLQLVHLTAEPISVSEVASGGFGRQFTQEVNNAPARYDMQSRYAELFGAHGQYQYSARETIQAIRAYAQSEPATLNTTAGDTL from the coding sequence ATGAAAGACAACGCTTTGATAGGATTTTCCGGCTTTGTCGGAAGCACGCTTCTTAAACAAACCGCCTTCACGGGGCTGTACCGCTCGAAAAATATCCACGATATCGCAGGGGCCAGGTTCGATCTAGTAGTCTGCGCCGGCGCGCCTGCGCAAAAATGGATCGCGAACAGCAAACCTGCCGAAGATAGGAGCAAAATCGAGTCTCTTATCGGATCGCTGAAGCTCCTTAAATGCCACACCTTCGTATTGATTAGCACAGTAGACGTGTTCAAGACACCTGTCGGTGTCAACGAGAGCAGCGCTGTCGAAGAAGACGGACTCCATCCTTACGGACTTAACCGACGTCTACTCGAAAAGTTTGTTCAGGAACATTTTCCCCGGCACCTCATTATTCGCCTTCCGGGCCTGGTCGGCCCTGGACTGCGAAAGAATGTAATTTTTGATTTTCTCAACAACAACAATCTACACACGGTCGATAGTCGAGGCGTATTCCAGTTTTACCCTATGGTGAATCTCTGGTACGACATCCAGATCGCTTTGAAGAATGGGCTTCAGCTCGTCCATCTCACGGCAGAGCCCATTAGCGTGTCAGAAGTCGCGTCCGGCGGCTTTGGGCGACAGTTCACCCAAGAAGTCAACAATGCCCCCGCCCGGTACGACATGCAGTCGCGTTATGCGGAACTGTTCGGCGCGCATGGCCAGTACCAATATAGCGCGCGAGAGACGATTCAGGCGATACGAGCGTACGCCCAGTCAGAGCCGGCCACCCTGAACACGACGGCCGGGGACACGTTATGA
- a CDS encoding DMT family transporter translates to MKWVILFAGILANASASVLVKISMMPPREFPSLSRPIAALSNWPFWLGLGLYGAAFLLYAAALTRLPLNVAHPVLTSGAIATVALFSIFLFREPFHWTTIVGIALVIAGVGLITARAS, encoded by the coding sequence ATGAAGTGGGTGATTTTGTTCGCAGGCATACTGGCAAATGCCTCTGCCAGCGTTCTAGTCAAGATATCTATGATGCCGCCGCGAGAGTTTCCCTCGCTTTCTCGCCCGATCGCGGCCCTGTCCAATTGGCCCTTTTGGCTTGGCCTAGGCCTGTATGGCGCAGCATTCCTGTTGTACGCTGCGGCCTTGACCAGACTACCGCTGAACGTTGCACATCCTGTATTGACATCCGGGGCGATCGCCACCGTGGCGTTGTTTTCAATTTTCCTCTTTCGCGAGCCATTCCACTGGACGACGATCGTCGGCATCGCCCTGGTCATCGCTGGTGTGGGACTCATCACTGCACGGGCTTCATGA
- a CDS encoding ABC transporter ATP-binding protein: MASIVFDQVSVEFPIYNASARSLKKRIFQVATGGQLGADAQGRVVVRALENLSFSFKDGDRVGLVGHNGAGKSTLLRLLSGVYGPSAGSARIEGETGSLIDISFGIDPEASGRENIRLRGALLGLSKSEIKTQMDEIIEFSELGDFIDMPVRTYSSGMHLRLAFAVSTVIRPDILLMDEWLSVGDEGFKHKAEERLGGLVQATKILIIASHSRDLILHTCNRVLWLEHGKIKMDGTPEEIVPLYFG, encoded by the coding sequence ATGGCTTCGATAGTTTTTGACCAGGTGAGCGTCGAGTTTCCCATCTATAACGCGAGCGCCCGCTCCCTGAAGAAAAGGATTTTCCAGGTCGCAACAGGCGGCCAGTTAGGCGCGGATGCGCAAGGGCGCGTAGTCGTACGCGCATTAGAAAACCTGTCTTTTAGCTTCAAGGACGGCGACAGGGTGGGTTTGGTGGGCCACAACGGAGCCGGAAAGAGCACGTTATTGCGCCTATTAAGCGGCGTTTATGGCCCTTCGGCCGGAAGCGCTCGCATAGAAGGTGAGACTGGCTCGCTCATCGATATATCGTTCGGTATCGATCCTGAGGCTTCCGGACGTGAGAACATTCGTCTACGTGGCGCGTTGCTTGGGCTGAGCAAGAGTGAAATAAAAACGCAGATGGACGAGATTATCGAGTTTTCTGAACTCGGTGACTTCATCGATATGCCGGTTCGCACCTACTCATCCGGCATGCACCTGAGGTTGGCGTTTGCGGTGTCGACGGTAATCCGACCGGATATTCTATTGATGGATGAATGGCTGTCCGTTGGCGATGAAGGTTTCAAGCACAAGGCGGAAGAACGTCTTGGCGGGTTGGTTCAGGCGACGAAAATTCTCATCATCGCCAGCCATTCTCGTGACTTGATATTACACACGTGCAATCGCGTGCTTTGGCTCGAACATGGGAAAATAAAAATGGACGGCACACCGGAGGAAATCGTTCCGTTGTATTTCGGATGA
- a CDS encoding glycosyltransferase family 4 protein, translating into MTSKNGREGRPVSIPARYGFLNPVVTSEPWDAADVAKNTVNWFLPDVGPASGGHLNILRFIRMLEEEGFDCRIIAIGNVYPDLDPAQLGRNIASWYFPLRAKTYVGLKDLPAASVSIATSWETAYAVRAFQATTHKCYFVQDFEPYFYPVGSDSAFAEATYRFGFVGITAGDWLAQKLHAEYGMRTHALGFSYDRSLYRAQPFAEGRKKKHIFFYARPATARRGFELGIMALKEVARRMPEAVAVLAGGSIDGYDVPFPHIDAGVVSLDKLGDLYARCDAALVLSFTNLSLLPLELMACGVPVVSNRAPCTEWLLTDENARMAEPTVEALADALCSILGNPAERERLRAAGLRTAAQSDWKKEGKKLSRILRELVQQSIADAVVES; encoded by the coding sequence TTGACGAGCAAGAACGGCCGGGAAGGGCGGCCTGTGAGCATCCCCGCGCGCTATGGATTCTTGAATCCCGTAGTCACCAGCGAGCCGTGGGACGCGGCCGATGTGGCTAAGAATACGGTCAATTGGTTCCTGCCGGATGTCGGTCCCGCATCTGGCGGTCACCTGAATATCCTCCGATTTATCAGAATGCTTGAGGAGGAGGGATTCGATTGCCGTATCATCGCTATTGGGAATGTCTATCCCGATCTGGATCCGGCGCAACTGGGCCGGAACATCGCTTCTTGGTATTTCCCTTTACGTGCGAAGACGTACGTTGGCTTGAAGGATCTACCAGCGGCGTCCGTTTCCATTGCCACTTCCTGGGAAACGGCATATGCCGTTCGCGCCTTTCAGGCGACGACCCATAAGTGTTATTTCGTACAAGACTTCGAGCCGTACTTTTATCCGGTGGGGTCGGATAGCGCTTTTGCAGAGGCGACTTACCGATTCGGTTTTGTCGGGATTACGGCAGGCGATTGGCTTGCGCAAAAACTCCATGCAGAATACGGGATGCGTACGCATGCGTTGGGATTTTCCTATGATCGTAGCTTGTACCGGGCTCAGCCCTTCGCGGAAGGTCGTAAGAAGAAGCACATTTTTTTTTACGCGAGACCGGCGACTGCTCGGCGCGGGTTTGAACTTGGAATCATGGCGCTGAAGGAAGTTGCGCGGCGCATGCCGGAAGCAGTGGCGGTGCTTGCAGGCGGAAGTATCGACGGCTACGACGTCCCTTTTCCGCATATCGATGCGGGGGTAGTGAGCTTGGACAAGCTGGGCGACCTTTACGCTCGCTGCGACGCGGCGTTAGTGCTGTCCTTTACTAACCTGTCCCTGCTGCCTTTGGAGCTCATGGCCTGCGGCGTTCCTGTAGTCAGTAATCGCGCACCCTGCACGGAATGGTTGTTGACGGACGAGAACGCGCGAATGGCAGAACCGACCGTGGAGGCCCTGGCTGACGCTCTGTGCTCTATTTTGGGGAATCCAGCGGAACGCGAGCGGCTGCGAGCGGCCGGCCTACGGACCGCTGCTCAAAGCGACTGGAAGAAAGAGGGCAAGAAGTTGAGCCGCATTCTGCGCGAGCTGGTACAACAGTCCATCGCTGATGCCGTTGTGGAGAGCTAA
- a CDS encoding ABC transporter permease, which produces MNIFKEAAVDIAGAIRRLPLAGVLGWQDVRQRYRRSAVGAFWLTISMGVVIATIGIVFGQIFSSPMEQFLPFLAIGLILWGFISAVITEGCSGFISAEAIIKQLPIPLTVHMFRMIWRNIIILAHNLVIFPLVLIAVGKPLTWAAVVSIPGFVVLVLNLLWVSLLLGTISARYRDIPQIIVSALQIVFYLTPIMWMPHLLPERASTYILDANPAYHLLEIVRAPLLGQMPSPENWAVSIALAMVGWTITLGFYGRFRRRIAYWL; this is translated from the coding sequence ATGAACATTTTCAAAGAAGCGGCCGTAGACATTGCCGGCGCGATTCGACGGCTTCCCTTGGCCGGGGTTCTTGGTTGGCAGGACGTGCGCCAGCGCTATCGCCGCTCCGCAGTCGGCGCGTTTTGGCTCACCATCAGCATGGGCGTTGTGATTGCCACGATTGGCATCGTGTTCGGGCAGATATTCAGTTCCCCCATGGAACAGTTTCTACCCTTTCTCGCCATAGGCCTAATTCTGTGGGGATTCATTTCCGCCGTTATCACGGAGGGATGTAGCGGGTTTATATCGGCTGAAGCGATCATCAAGCAGCTCCCTATCCCGCTCACCGTACATATGTTCCGCATGATCTGGCGCAACATCATCATTTTGGCCCATAACTTGGTGATATTCCCGCTTGTCTTGATCGCCGTCGGCAAGCCGCTGACTTGGGCGGCCGTGGTCAGCATACCGGGGTTCGTTGTCCTAGTGCTGAACCTTTTGTGGGTATCGTTGTTGCTCGGAACTATATCGGCTCGCTATCGCGACATTCCGCAGATTATTGTTAGTGCGCTCCAGATTGTGTTCTACCTGACCCCGATCATGTGGATGCCACATCTCCTGCCGGAACGTGCGAGCACCTATATTTTGGATGCCAATCCGGCTTATCACCTACTTGAGATCGTGCGTGCGCCATTGCTGGGACAAATGCCGTCGCCCGAAAACTGGGCGGTATCCATAGCACTGGCGATGGTAGGTTGGACAATTACGTTGGGATTCTACGGCCGCTTCCGGCGCCGAATTGCGTATTGGCTGTGA
- a CDS encoding rhamnan synthesis F family protein produces the protein MNSYVSALRRLFGRGFSGGGRDFARKVLRLLRRRGLRGFLEVFRHQVAEESLPPRPPNRPDDLDDYAYAVPFQFPITIPPELRVCAVLHIFYPELCAELLACLRNIPVRADVFVSTTSAEKRDRILVAFEGYTNGTVEVRVFENRGRDIAPKLVGFADVYGRYDVALSLHTKKSPHGGDHLAPWREYLYRSLAGSPETVSSILHLLSQEPVGFVFPQHFYPLRRHVHWGKNFELTRELMGRAHVAIDPQMELECPSGSMFWCRTDALRPLLDLGLRFADFPDETGQVDGTLAHAIERAFLYACEARGYRWAKVVEPEAYPLPSTIIHVRDSASVTTNLDVVWRKLLNSHRQVAEAVTEAVPTAQQTRDAVRLK, from the coding sequence ATGAATAGCTACGTCTCCGCCTTGCGGCGGTTGTTTGGGCGCGGCTTCTCCGGCGGCGGGCGCGATTTCGCGAGGAAGGTTCTGCGGCTGCTCCGCCGGCGAGGTTTACGAGGTTTCCTAGAAGTCTTCCGCCACCAAGTCGCAGAGGAATCATTGCCGCCTCGACCGCCCAATCGACCGGACGACCTGGACGACTATGCCTACGCAGTGCCTTTTCAGTTCCCGATCACCATACCGCCGGAATTGCGTGTCTGCGCTGTCCTCCATATCTTTTATCCGGAGTTGTGCGCGGAGCTTCTAGCATGCTTGCGTAACATTCCCGTCCGCGCCGACGTGTTCGTCTCGACCACTTCGGCAGAAAAGCGAGACCGGATTCTGGTTGCGTTTGAGGGATACACCAACGGAACCGTCGAGGTCCGGGTGTTTGAGAATCGAGGACGCGATATTGCTCCGAAACTGGTCGGCTTCGCCGACGTGTACGGCAGGTACGACGTTGCGCTCAGCCTGCACACCAAAAAATCGCCGCACGGGGGAGATCATCTCGCTCCTTGGCGGGAGTATCTCTATCGGTCCCTCGCTGGCTCTCCCGAGACCGTGAGCTCGATATTGCACCTGCTATCACAGGAGCCTGTCGGGTTTGTTTTCCCGCAGCATTTTTATCCCCTCCGCCGCCATGTCCATTGGGGAAAGAACTTCGAGTTGACGCGTGAGCTGATGGGGCGAGCGCACGTTGCCATTGACCCCCAGATGGAACTCGAGTGCCCATCTGGGTCGATGTTCTGGTGTCGCACAGACGCCTTGCGGCCATTGCTGGACCTCGGATTGCGGTTTGCCGATTTCCCCGATGAAACCGGCCAGGTTGATGGAACGTTGGCGCATGCGATTGAACGCGCCTTCCTGTACGCATGCGAAGCCAGAGGCTATCGATGGGCTAAGGTGGTAGAGCCAGAAGCCTACCCTCTACCATCGACTATTATCCACGTGCGCGATTCGGCCTCCGTCACGACAAACCTCGACGTGGTCTGGCGCAAATTGCTCAATTCTCACAGACAAGTAGCAGAGGCGGTCACGGAAGCGGTTCCTACCGCGCAGCAGACGCGGGACGCTGTTCGCCTTAAGTAA
- a CDS encoding glycosyltransferase — protein sequence MDFYPVFLSIVFLVRNQDAQLERVLRSATDAISTRVSDYELIIVDNASDDRSVDVLKALTEPDGLPNLQVYALTKEVSSDTAAWVGLENALGDFVAVIDPMVDDIRFLPQMLDKAVQGSDVVFANNEQKPRQGVLYHTAYRVFNSLYKGFNGIHLSEEAPSYRLLSKRVINFILQHPQPALTYRHLPATGGFARTNMRYSAPPVAAGTKKVSDSVDRGMRLLVSTTRAPMRIVTSLSLFGAAANLLYSIYVLAVGFFKSDVAPGWVSLSLQQSGMFFLISLVLLILGEYILHMASLSNEGPLYHIGQEFTSARLTRKEKLNVEIVSSHPKVVARHDRHSGD from the coding sequence ATGGACTTCTATCCCGTATTTCTGTCAATTGTATTTCTAGTGCGCAACCAAGACGCGCAGCTAGAACGGGTTCTTCGAAGCGCAACTGATGCAATATCCACCCGAGTAAGTGACTACGAACTCATTATCGTCGACAACGCTTCTGATGATAGAAGCGTTGATGTTCTGAAGGCCCTGACCGAGCCAGATGGGCTACCGAACCTTCAAGTGTACGCATTGACTAAGGAAGTGAGTAGCGATACGGCAGCGTGGGTCGGCTTGGAAAACGCACTCGGTGATTTTGTGGCGGTAATAGACCCGATGGTGGACGACATACGCTTCCTGCCGCAAATGCTAGATAAAGCCGTTCAGGGCTCGGACGTGGTATTCGCAAATAATGAACAAAAACCCCGTCAAGGCGTTCTGTATCATACGGCCTATAGGGTTTTCAATTCTTTGTATAAGGGCTTCAACGGAATTCACCTATCCGAGGAGGCTCCGAGTTATAGGCTCCTCAGTAAACGCGTCATTAACTTCATCCTCCAACACCCGCAGCCGGCGCTGACCTACAGACACTTGCCGGCGACCGGGGGGTTCGCACGTACCAATATGAGGTACAGCGCCCCTCCCGTCGCAGCCGGCACGAAGAAAGTCAGTGATAGCGTCGATCGCGGCATGCGCCTCCTCGTATCGACTACGCGTGCACCAATGCGTATCGTCACGAGCTTGTCGCTTTTCGGTGCCGCAGCCAATCTTCTATATTCGATTTACGTGCTTGCCGTGGGCTTTTTTAAGTCCGACGTAGCGCCTGGTTGGGTGAGCCTGTCACTTCAACAATCGGGAATGTTTTTCCTTATTTCGCTGGTACTGTTGATTCTAGGTGAGTATATTTTGCACATGGCCAGCTTGTCCAATGAGGGGCCGCTTTACCATATTGGGCAAGAGTTCACGAGCGCCCGGCTGACCCGAAAAGAGAAGCTGAACGTCGAAATCGTGAGCTCGCATCCTAAAGTGGTAGCGCGCCACGATCGCCATTCCGGTGATTGA